From Saccharothrix espanaensis DSM 44229, the proteins below share one genomic window:
- a CDS encoding outer membrane protein assembly factor BamB family protein, with protein sequence MALVAVASAVALLGAGATAASPRRDGDWATWQKDAAGSRHNAAEWRITPHNVKNLKLKWAFAYQKSESPVRSQPAIVDGVAYFGGPDGKFYARDARTGAQRWTTDLSGIAPGPRAAVPWDGPAVADGRVYFGDVRGYLYSLDQRTGRVVWAKQVDAHPAATVTSSPIVHDGKVYVGTSSGENADPDPDHSRAYPCCTFRGHVDALDARTGELVWRHYTVPEPKPVGTWPSGATRYEPSGAGVWSSPTIDPRTGTLYVGTGQNYTGSAGDFDTLLALDVRSGAVKWRNQVTKADTWRGLCNDPSPQGWCPGLADGSALDYDIGATPNLFTVNGRTLVGVGQKVGVYHVFDATTGEVVWRRQLGVPLPSGGISGIQWGTSFDGRRLYIATYFAGPGTLFAVDPGTGAVLWETPHPADGCTTGGAADHPDVCTLAHGPAVSSSPGVVYEGSNDGKLRAYSAHTGRVLWTFDTVRDFATVNGLPGRGGAISGGGGGAVISHGMVYVQAGYWPTYPNPGGSVLLAFGL encoded by the coding sequence ATGGCTTTAGTCGCGGTGGCGTCGGCTGTCGCCCTGCTGGGCGCCGGGGCGACGGCCGCCTCGCCCCGGCGCGACGGCGACTGGGCCACGTGGCAGAAGGACGCGGCCGGGTCGCGGCACAACGCGGCGGAGTGGCGGATCACGCCGCACAACGTCAAGAACCTCAAGCTCAAGTGGGCGTTCGCCTACCAGAAGTCCGAGTCGCCGGTGCGCAGCCAGCCGGCGATCGTCGACGGGGTCGCCTACTTCGGCGGCCCGGACGGCAAGTTCTACGCCCGTGACGCCAGGACCGGCGCGCAGCGCTGGACCACCGACCTGTCCGGCATCGCGCCCGGCCCGCGGGCCGCGGTCCCGTGGGACGGGCCCGCGGTGGCCGACGGCCGGGTCTACTTCGGCGACGTGCGCGGCTACCTGTACTCGCTGGACCAGCGGACCGGCCGGGTGGTGTGGGCCAAGCAGGTCGACGCGCACCCGGCGGCGACGGTGACCAGCTCGCCGATCGTGCACGACGGCAAGGTCTACGTCGGCACGTCCAGCGGCGAGAACGCCGACCCGGACCCCGACCACAGCCGCGCCTACCCATGCTGCACGTTCCGCGGCCACGTCGACGCGCTCGACGCCCGCACCGGCGAACTGGTGTGGCGGCACTACACGGTGCCCGAGCCGAAGCCGGTGGGCACGTGGCCCTCGGGCGCGACCCGCTACGAGCCCTCCGGCGCGGGCGTGTGGTCCTCGCCGACCATCGACCCGCGCACCGGCACCCTGTACGTGGGCACCGGGCAGAACTACACGGGCAGCGCGGGCGACTTCGACACGCTGCTGGCGCTCGACGTCCGGTCGGGCGCGGTGAAGTGGCGCAACCAGGTGACCAAGGCCGACACGTGGCGGGGTCTGTGCAACGACCCCTCGCCGCAGGGCTGGTGCCCGGGTCTGGCGGACGGGTCGGCGCTGGACTACGACATCGGCGCGACGCCGAACCTGTTCACCGTCAACGGCCGCACGCTGGTCGGCGTCGGCCAGAAGGTCGGGGTCTACCACGTGTTCGACGCCACCACCGGCGAGGTCGTGTGGCGGCGGCAGCTGGGCGTGCCGCTGCCCAGCGGCGGCATCTCGGGCATCCAGTGGGGCACCAGCTTCGACGGCCGGCGGCTCTACATCGCGACCTACTTCGCCGGTCCGGGCACGCTGTTCGCGGTGGACCCGGGCACCGGCGCGGTGCTGTGGGAGACCCCGCACCCGGCGGACGGCTGCACCACCGGCGGCGCGGCGGACCACCCCGACGTGTGCACCCTGGCGCACGGCCCGGCGGTCTCGTCCAGCCCCGGCGTGGTCTACGAGGGCAGCAACGACGGCAAGCTGCGCGCCTACTCGGCGCACACCGGCCGGGTGCTGTGGACCTTCGACACGGTCCGCGACTTCGCCACCGTCAACGGGCTGCCCGGCCGGGGCGGGGCGATCTCCGGCGGCGGCGGGGGCGCGGTGATCTCGCACGGGATGGTGTACGTGCAGGCCGGGTACTGGCCCACCTACCCCAACCCGGGCGGCAGCGTGCTGCTCGCCTTCGGTCTCTGA
- a CDS encoding S66 peptidase family protein has product MTPRPLRAGDRVTVVSPAGPVPAGLLHAGVAWLTTWGLDVRVAPHALDVHPDLPHLAGTDADRAADLSDAWHDPDVAAVLCARGGYGSRRIVDRIDWAAAARTPKVFLGSSDITVLHEPLWRAGVPTWFGPMPATAAFVHDPTARDLLRRALFGEPAVLRGTTVVGGRARGIAVGGTVSLLGAPPPDGAIAWLEDVGEEPYRLDRLLTDLLRGGWFDQVAGIVLGSWTGCRPVEAVDAVLWDRLGGLGVPVLGSVRFGHCAGQHTVPLGVPMDLDADAGVVTPVSDSGE; this is encoded by the coding sequence GTGACACCGCGCCCGCTGCGGGCGGGCGACCGCGTGACCGTGGTCAGCCCGGCCGGCCCCGTGCCGGCCGGGCTGCTGCACGCCGGGGTCGCGTGGCTGACCACCTGGGGCCTGGACGTGCGGGTCGCGCCGCACGCCCTCGACGTCCACCCGGACCTGCCGCACCTGGCCGGCACCGACGCCGACCGGGCGGCCGACCTGAGCGATGCGTGGCACGACCCGGACGTGGCCGCGGTGCTGTGCGCGCGCGGCGGGTACGGCAGCCGGCGGATCGTGGACCGGATCGACTGGGCGGCCGCCGCCCGCACCCCGAAGGTGTTCCTCGGGTCCAGCGACATCACCGTGCTGCACGAGCCGCTGTGGCGGGCCGGCGTGCCGACCTGGTTCGGGCCGATGCCGGCCACCGCCGCGTTCGTGCACGACCCGACCGCCCGCGACCTGCTGCGCCGCGCCCTGTTCGGCGAACCCGCCGTCCTGCGCGGGACGACCGTGGTCGGCGGGCGGGCGCGGGGGATCGCGGTCGGCGGCACGGTGAGCCTGCTGGGCGCGCCGCCGCCGGACGGGGCGATCGCGTGGCTGGAGGACGTCGGCGAGGAGCCCTACCGGCTCGACCGGCTGCTCACCGACCTGCTGCGCGGCGGCTGGTTCGACCAGGTCGCCGGGATCGTGCTCGGCTCGTGGACCGGGTGCCGCCCGGTCGAGGCCGTCGACGCAGTGCTGTGGGACCGGCTGGGCGGGCTCGGCGTGCCGGTGCTCGGCTCGGTCCGGTTCGGGCACTGCGCCGGGCAGCACACCGTGCCGCTGGGCGTGCCCATGGACCTCGACGCCGACGCCGGCGTGGTCACCCCAGTGAGTGATTCCGGTGAGTGA
- a CDS encoding dipeptidyl-peptidase 5, with protein MVKIAPYGTWTSPIGAADAAAAGGGLHWVDLHRGRVWWAEGRPAQDGRVALVRDGQDLLPPPWNVRNRVHEYGGRPWVVLDTPDGERVAFTNWDDQRVYLFDPDDPDPVPISPEPDRRHGIRYADLTAGPAGEVWCVRETVTGDARTDVRRDLVALPVDGSAPRVLAASHHFMTGPRLSPDGTHVAWIGWNHPDMPWDGTELCVAEVGSDTHRVLAGGPREAVCQVEWEGRELLALTDPDGWWNLFRISLDGAKKNLAPCPEELGGPMWRLGNRWFAALDQGRYLVLRSGALAVLDERSGTVTDVEVDLPVWQAHLAVHGGVVVSGAAGPREEATVVTLDLSTGELTRLTEHPASLPPADYLPVPRERVFTGPEGQDVPAYVYPPTNPGFAGPDDERPPYVVHVHGGPTGRSVAALDVDIAYFTSRGIGVVSVNYGGSTGYGRAFRERLREQWGVVDVNDCAAVAQALADEGTADGARLGIRGGSAGGWTSAASMTSVKTYRCGMVAFPILDLRGWTGDGGETHDFESRYVEGLVGAWPETADRYAERSPSNRVDRLNGPVLLLQGLEDEICPPEQADRFVAALDGTGIPHAYLTFEGEQHGFRKAESIVAALEAELSFYGQVFGFVPAGVPVLELRT; from the coding sequence GTGGTGAAGATCGCACCGTACGGAACATGGACATCGCCCATCGGGGCGGCCGACGCGGCCGCCGCCGGTGGCGGCCTGCACTGGGTCGACCTGCACCGGGGTCGGGTCTGGTGGGCCGAGGGACGCCCCGCGCAGGACGGCCGGGTCGCGCTGGTGCGCGACGGACAGGACTTGCTGCCCCCGCCGTGGAACGTGCGCAACCGCGTGCACGAGTACGGCGGCCGGCCGTGGGTGGTGCTGGACACACCGGACGGGGAGCGCGTCGCGTTCACCAACTGGGACGACCAGCGCGTCTACCTGTTCGACCCGGACGACCCCGACCCGGTGCCGATCAGCCCCGAACCCGACCGCCGGCACGGCATCCGCTACGCCGACCTGACCGCCGGGCCCGCCGGCGAGGTGTGGTGCGTGCGCGAGACCGTCACCGGCGACGCCCGCACCGACGTGCGCCGCGACCTGGTCGCGCTGCCCGTGGACGGGTCCGCGCCGCGCGTGCTCGCCGCCAGCCACCACTTCATGACCGGCCCCCGGCTGTCCCCGGACGGCACGCACGTGGCGTGGATCGGCTGGAACCACCCGGACATGCCGTGGGACGGCACCGAGCTGTGCGTCGCCGAGGTCGGTTCCGACACCCACCGGGTGCTCGCCGGCGGGCCGCGCGAAGCCGTCTGCCAGGTCGAGTGGGAAGGCCGCGAGCTGCTCGCGCTGACCGACCCCGACGGCTGGTGGAACCTGTTCCGGATCTCGCTGGACGGGGCGAAGAAGAACCTCGCGCCCTGCCCGGAGGAGCTCGGCGGCCCGATGTGGCGGTTGGGCAACCGCTGGTTCGCGGCCCTCGACCAGGGCCGCTACCTGGTGCTGCGCTCCGGCGCGCTGGCCGTGCTCGACGAGCGCAGCGGCACCGTCACCGACGTCGAGGTCGACCTGCCGGTGTGGCAGGCGCACCTGGCCGTGCACGGCGGGGTCGTGGTGTCCGGCGCGGCCGGTCCGCGCGAGGAGGCCACCGTGGTCACCCTCGACCTGTCCACCGGCGAGCTGACCCGGCTCACCGAGCACCCCGCGTCGCTGCCGCCCGCCGACTACCTGCCGGTGCCGCGGGAGCGCGTGTTCACCGGGCCCGAGGGGCAGGACGTCCCGGCCTACGTCTACCCGCCGACCAACCCGGGGTTCGCCGGCCCCGACGACGAGCGCCCGCCCTACGTCGTGCACGTCCACGGCGGCCCGACCGGCCGGTCGGTGGCCGCGCTGGACGTCGACATCGCGTACTTCACCAGCCGCGGCATCGGTGTCGTGTCGGTCAACTACGGCGGCTCCACCGGCTACGGCCGGGCCTTCCGCGAGCGGCTGCGCGAGCAGTGGGGCGTGGTCGACGTCAACGACTGCGCCGCGGTCGCGCAGGCCCTGGCCGACGAGGGCACCGCCGACGGCGCGCGCCTGGGCATCCGGGGCGGCAGCGCCGGCGGGTGGACCTCGGCGGCGTCGATGACCAGCGTCAAGACCTACCGGTGCGGGATGGTGGCGTTCCCGATCCTGGACCTGCGCGGCTGGACCGGTGACGGCGGCGAGACCCACGACTTCGAGTCCCGCTACGTCGAGGGCCTGGTCGGGGCGTGGCCGGAGACCGCCGACCGGTACGCCGAGCGGTCCCCGTCCAACCGGGTCGACCGGCTCAACGGGCCGGTGCTGCTGCTGCAGGGCCTGGAGGACGAGATCTGCCCGCCCGAGCAGGCCGACCGGTTCGTCGCCGCGCTGGACGGCACCGGCATCCCGCACGCCTACCTGACCTTCGAGGGCGAGCAGCACGGGTTCCGCAAGGCCGAGTCGATCGTGGCCGCGCTGGAGGCCGAGCTGTCCTTCTACGGGCAGGTGTTCGGGTTCGTGCCCGCCGGGGTGCCCGTGCTGGAGCTGCGCACGTGA
- a CDS encoding DUF3090 domain-containing protein encodes MARVIHVFRQPDRFVAGTVGQPGERTFYLQASEEARLVSVALEKQQVAVLAERIGSLLEEVHRRFGAEVPEAVPDDLRDTEPLTPPVEEEFKVGTMGLGWDAESRAVVIELLAITEEEVDEAVVLDDTEEGPDAVRVFLSPVEARAFAERADRVVRAGRKPCPLCSEPLDPEGHVCPRQNGYRRADEG; translated from the coding sequence ATGGCACGGGTCATCCACGTATTCCGCCAGCCCGACCGGTTCGTCGCCGGCACCGTCGGGCAACCTGGCGAGCGCACGTTCTACCTCCAGGCCTCCGAGGAGGCCCGGCTGGTCAGCGTGGCGCTGGAGAAGCAACAGGTCGCCGTCCTCGCCGAGCGCATCGGCTCGCTGCTGGAGGAGGTGCACCGGCGGTTCGGCGCGGAGGTCCCCGAGGCGGTACCCGACGACCTCCGGGACACCGAACCCCTCACGCCGCCGGTCGAGGAGGAGTTCAAGGTCGGCACGATGGGGCTGGGCTGGGACGCGGAGTCCCGGGCGGTCGTCATCGAGCTGCTCGCGATCACCGAGGAGGAGGTCGACGAGGCCGTGGTCCTCGACGACACCGAGGAGGGCCCGGACGCGGTGCGGGTGTTCCTGTCGCCGGTGGAGGCGCGGGCGTTCGCCGAACGCGCCGACCGGGTGGTGCGCGCGGGCCGCAAGCCGTGCCCGCTGTGCTCGGAGCCGCTGGACCCCGAGGGTCACGTCTGCCCCAGGCAGAACGGCTACCGGCGCGCGGACGAGGGCTGA
- a CDS encoding SCO1664 family protein: MRPGDEGALELVRHGRIEVRGRLVDASNATLLGTIVLDGVTAQCVYKPVRGERPLWDFPDGTLAGREVATYLVSEAAGFGLVPPTVLRPGPFGPGMVQLWVETREDDDLVDIVPVDQVLPGWRSVLRAHDRFGDPAVLVHADHPRVRLMAAFDVAVNNADRKGGHVLHATDGAVYGVDHGICLHSDDKLRTVLWGWLGEALPADAAEALRRLRSCLDGPLGEELHEHLTRAEVRALAERVDKLLAAGVYPEPSNEWPSIPWPAF, translated from the coding sequence GTGCGGCCCGGTGACGAGGGCGCCCTGGAGCTGGTGCGGCACGGCCGGATCGAGGTCCGGGGCCGGCTGGTGGACGCGTCCAACGCGACGCTGCTGGGCACGATCGTCCTGGACGGCGTGACGGCGCAGTGCGTCTACAAGCCGGTGCGCGGCGAGCGCCCGCTGTGGGACTTCCCCGACGGCACGCTCGCCGGCCGCGAGGTGGCCACCTACCTGGTGTCGGAGGCGGCCGGGTTCGGCCTGGTGCCGCCGACGGTGCTGCGGCCGGGCCCGTTCGGCCCCGGCATGGTGCAGCTGTGGGTGGAGACCCGCGAGGACGACGACCTGGTGGACATCGTCCCGGTGGACCAGGTGCTGCCGGGGTGGCGTTCGGTGCTGCGCGCGCACGACCGGTTCGGCGACCCGGCGGTGCTGGTGCACGCCGACCACCCCCGGGTGCGGCTGATGGCGGCGTTCGACGTGGCGGTGAACAACGCCGACCGCAAGGGCGGCCACGTGCTGCACGCGACCGACGGCGCGGTCTACGGCGTGGACCACGGGATCTGCCTGCACTCCGACGACAAGCTGCGCACGGTGCTGTGGGGCTGGCTGGGCGAGGCGCTGCCCGCCGACGCGGCGGAGGCGCTGCGCCGGTTGCGGTCGTGCCTGGACGGCCCGCTGGGCGAGGAGCTGCACGAGCACCTGACCCGCGCGGAGGTGCGCGCGCTGGCCGAGCGGGTGGACAAGCTGCTGGCGGCCGGGGTGTACCCGGAACCGTCGAACGAGTGGCCGTCAATACCGTGGCCGGCGTTCTGA
- a CDS encoding GNAT family N-acetyltransferase, producing the protein MSSVRLREVTESDVLEFFEHQRDPEANRMAAFGAADPTDRAAFLVRWARILADDAVLTRTIEFDGRVVGHVARFRQFGEPEVTYWIDRAYWGLGLATAALTEYLALDPVRPLYARAAVDNLGSLRVLDKCGFVAVGEDVGFAEGRGEDVEEFILRLDA; encoded by the coding sequence GTGAGCAGTGTTCGACTCCGCGAGGTGACCGAGTCCGACGTGCTGGAGTTCTTCGAGCACCAGCGCGACCCCGAGGCCAACCGCATGGCGGCCTTCGGCGCGGCCGACCCGACCGACCGGGCGGCGTTCCTGGTGCGGTGGGCGCGGATCCTGGCCGACGACGCGGTGCTGACCCGCACGATCGAGTTCGACGGCCGGGTGGTCGGGCACGTGGCGCGGTTCCGCCAGTTCGGCGAGCCCGAGGTGACGTACTGGATCGACCGCGCCTACTGGGGGCTGGGGCTGGCCACGGCGGCGTTGACCGAGTACCTGGCGCTGGACCCGGTGCGCCCGCTGTACGCGCGGGCCGCGGTGGACAACCTGGGGTCGTTGCGGGTGCTGGACAAGTGCGGGTTCGTCGCGGTCGGCGAGGACGTGGGGTTCGCCGAGGGGCGCGGCGAGGACGTCGAGGAGTTCATCCTCCGCCTCGACGCCTGA
- a CDS encoding aminoglycoside phosphotransferase family protein, with amino-acid sequence MTSTVRARLVKRFGPGVRPWLDGLPDLVATLCARWALTPERELTGNTSHTLLCRRGGTPVVLKLTPEPEIAAQEAAALRAWEPVPEVVALLEHDVAAGALLLEGLEPGTPAACGPAYLDVLTALHVPAPAGFIPLTERLDFMYAHAARGRPGDYSAAHAAARALALDPVPAVLLHGDLHLRNVLDAGARGLVAIDPRPCVGDAAFDAADFVFAAPDWETGLAALDGVVDVARAEAWCHALKVFLPAFAPDGAPAGHPTG; translated from the coding sequence ATGACCTCGACGGTGCGGGCCCGGCTGGTGAAGCGGTTCGGGCCGGGTGTGCGGCCGTGGCTGGACGGGCTGCCGGACCTGGTGGCGACGCTGTGCGCGCGGTGGGCGCTGACGCCGGAGCGGGAGCTGACCGGCAACACCTCGCACACCCTGCTGTGCCGGCGCGGCGGCACACCGGTGGTGCTCAAGCTGACCCCGGAGCCGGAGATCGCGGCCCAGGAGGCGGCGGCGCTGCGCGCGTGGGAGCCGGTCCCGGAGGTGGTGGCGCTGCTGGAGCACGACGTGGCCGCCGGCGCGCTGCTGCTGGAGGGCCTGGAGCCGGGCACGCCCGCCGCCTGCGGGCCCGCCTACCTCGACGTGCTGACCGCCCTGCACGTCCCGGCCCCGGCCGGGTTCATCCCGCTGACCGAACGGCTGGACTTCATGTACGCGCACGCGGCGCGTGGCAGGCCGGGCGACTACTCGGCCGCGCACGCCGCGGCCAGGGCGCTGGCGCTGGACCCGGTGCCGGCCGTGCTGCTGCACGGCGACCTGCACTTGCGCAACGTGCTCGACGCGGGCGCGCGCGGCCTGGTCGCGATCGACCCGCGGCCGTGCGTCGGCGACGCGGCGTTCGACGCGGCCGACTTCGTGTTCGCCGCCCCGGACTGGGAGACCGGCCTGGCGGCGCTGGACGGCGTGGTGGACGTGGCGCGGGCCGAGGCGTGGTGCCACGCGCTGAAGGTGTTCCTGCCCGCCTTCGCCCCGGACGGCGCGCCTGCGGGTCATCCGACCGGGTGA
- a CDS encoding DUF3097 domain-containing protein gives MRSQDYGRDVLAGPKKRKVPSVAAEPGLVVEDPASGFCGEVVRFEYGKVVLEDRHGRERLFPLLPAGFLLDGKPVTLVKPVAAPAPTRAVSASGSVRVEGLRARTAKDSRIWVEGVHDAELVERVWGHDLRVEGVVVEPLDGVDVLADRVAVFGTGPRRRLGVLVDHLVEGSKESRLVARVRDPHVMVTGHPYVDIWQAVKPSSVGIAAWPVVPRGTPWKEGVCAALGWGESWEGWRRVLAAVHGFRDLETPLIGAVERLIDFVTEPDLDRS, from the coding sequence GTGCGATCACAGGACTACGGGCGGGACGTGCTGGCGGGGCCGAAGAAGCGGAAGGTGCCCTCGGTCGCGGCCGAACCCGGGCTGGTCGTGGAGGACCCGGCGTCGGGGTTCTGCGGCGAGGTGGTGCGCTTCGAGTACGGCAAGGTCGTGCTGGAGGACCGGCACGGCCGGGAGCGGCTGTTCCCGCTGCTGCCCGCCGGGTTCCTGCTCGACGGCAAGCCGGTGACCCTGGTGAAGCCGGTCGCCGCGCCCGCCCCGACCCGGGCGGTGTCGGCGTCGGGCTCGGTCAGGGTCGAGGGGCTGCGCGCGCGGACGGCGAAGGACAGCCGGATCTGGGTCGAGGGCGTGCACGACGCCGAGCTGGTGGAACGGGTGTGGGGCCACGACCTGCGGGTCGAGGGTGTCGTGGTGGAGCCGCTGGACGGCGTGGACGTGCTGGCCGACCGGGTCGCGGTGTTCGGCACCGGCCCGCGCCGCCGGCTGGGCGTGCTGGTGGACCACCTGGTCGAGGGTTCCAAGGAGTCGCGGCTGGTGGCCCGGGTCCGCGACCCGCACGTCATGGTCACCGGCCACCCGTACGTGGACATCTGGCAGGCGGTGAAGCCGTCCTCGGTCGGGATCGCCGCGTGGCCGGTGGTGCCGCGCGGCACGCCGTGGAAGGAAGGCGTGTGCGCGGCGCTGGGCTGGGGCGAGAGCTGGGAGGGCTGGCGGCGGGTGCTGGCCGCCGTGCACGGGTTCCGCGACCTGGAGACGCCGCTGATCGGCGCGGTGGAGCGGCTGATCGACTTCGTCACCGAGCCGGACCTCGACCGTTCGTGA
- a CDS encoding NfeD family protein — MAALIWLVLGVLLVAAEILSGDFVLVMLGVAALGAAGVSALGVGEVLAAVAFGVAALGLIAGARPALKRRLTAGHELTSGVQALVGGPAIVVSTVDAHGGRVRIGGEVWSARSLDHTVLEPGAEVTVVEISGATAVVMSGS; from the coding sequence GTGGCCGCGTTGATCTGGTTGGTGCTCGGGGTGCTGCTGGTGGCCGCCGAGATCCTGTCCGGCGACTTCGTGCTGGTCATGCTCGGCGTCGCGGCGCTGGGCGCGGCCGGGGTGTCGGCGCTGGGCGTGGGCGAGGTGCTGGCCGCGGTGGCGTTCGGGGTGGCCGCGCTGGGTCTGATCGCGGGCGCGCGGCCGGCGCTCAAGCGCAGGCTGACCGCCGGGCACGAGCTGACCTCGGGTGTGCAGGCGCTGGTGGGCGGCCCCGCGATCGTGGTGTCCACTGTGGACGCGCACGGCGGTAGGGTGCGCATCGGCGGCGAGGTGTGGTCGGCGCGGTCGCTGGACCACACGGTCCTCGAACCGGGCGCCGAAGTCACTGTTGTCGAGATCTCGGGCGCGACCGCCGTGGTGATGTCCGGGTCCTGA
- a CDS encoding SPFH domain-containing protein has translation MTTTLIVVAVLVLFVLIVTVKSVLVIPQATAAVIERLGRYRTTAAPGLNILVPFFDRVRARIDLREQVVSFPPQPVITQDNLTVSIDTVVYFQVTDPRAAVYEISNYIVGVEQLATTTLRNLVGGMSLEETLTSRDQINNQLRGVLDEATGRWGIRVARVELKAIDPPPSIQDSMEKQMRADREKRAMILTAEGQRESAIKSAEGQKQAAILSAEGAKQAAILSAEAERQSRILKAQGERAARYLQAQGQAKAIEKVFAAIKAGKPTPEVLAYQYLQTLPQMAQGDANKVWLVPSDYGKALEGFARMLGKPGDDGVFRYEPPAYEPPTTSPEEDDPAVADWFDTAPDPAVAEAVRAAEAVARQEVPSPLGTHRPAPVEPGAERAGLPGVSGVPGIAGGQPEASGGSGGLEPPRSPHE, from the coding sequence TTGACCACCACGTTGATCGTCGTCGCGGTCCTGGTGCTGTTCGTGCTGATCGTCACGGTGAAGTCGGTGCTGGTGATCCCGCAGGCCACCGCCGCGGTGATCGAGCGGCTGGGCCGCTACCGCACGACCGCCGCGCCCGGCCTGAACATCCTGGTCCCGTTCTTCGACCGGGTGCGGGCCCGGATCGACCTGCGCGAGCAGGTGGTGTCGTTCCCGCCGCAGCCGGTGATCACCCAGGACAACCTGACGGTGTCCATCGACACGGTCGTGTACTTCCAGGTGACCGACCCGCGCGCGGCGGTGTACGAGATCTCCAACTACATCGTCGGTGTGGAGCAGTTGGCGACCACGACGCTGCGCAACCTGGTCGGCGGGATGAGCCTGGAGGAGACGCTGACCTCCCGCGACCAGATCAACAACCAGCTGCGCGGGGTGTTGGACGAGGCGACCGGGCGCTGGGGCATCCGGGTGGCGCGGGTGGAGCTCAAGGCGATCGACCCGCCGCCGTCGATCCAGGACTCGATGGAGAAGCAGATGCGCGCCGACCGGGAGAAGCGCGCGATGATCCTGACCGCGGAGGGCCAGCGGGAGTCGGCGATCAAGTCCGCGGAGGGCCAGAAGCAGGCCGCGATCCTCTCGGCGGAGGGCGCGAAGCAGGCGGCGATCCTGTCCGCCGAGGCGGAGCGGCAGTCCCGGATCCTCAAGGCGCAGGGTGAGCGGGCGGCCCGCTACCTGCAGGCGCAGGGCCAGGCGAAGGCGATCGAGAAGGTGTTCGCGGCGATCAAGGCGGGCAAGCCGACGCCGGAGGTGCTGGCCTACCAGTACCTGCAGACGCTGCCGCAGATGGCGCAGGGCGACGCGAACAAGGTGTGGCTGGTGCCGTCGGACTACGGCAAGGCGCTGGAGGGTTTCGCGCGGATGCTGGGCAAGCCCGGCGACGACGGCGTGTTCCGCTACGAGCCGCCCGCCTACGAGCCGCCGACCACCTCGCCGGAGGAGGACGACCCGGCGGTGGCGGACTGGTTCGACACCGCGCCGGACCCGGCGGTGGCCGAGGCGGTGCGCGCGGCGGAGGCGGTGGCGCGGCAGGAGGTGCCCAGCCCGCTGGGCACCCACCGGCCGGCGCCGGTGGAGCCGGGCGCGGAGCGGGCCGGGCTGCCGGGCGTGTCCGGGGTGCCGGGCATCGCGGGCGGGCAGCCGGAGGCGTCGGGCGGGTCGGGTGGGTTGGAGCCGCCGCGGTCGCCGCACGAGTAG